In Populus alba chromosome 4, ASM523922v2, whole genome shotgun sequence, the genomic window ATGTTCCTAGTCATAAAAGAAATGAGGTTAAAAGGTCTACTAGATAGGTAGGGGTGAAaccagaaaataataaaaggagctaaaatttcagttgttttattatttaaactaaaaatataaatattgttaaggGAGGGgttggaaaaacaattttcttgtaGGGGTCAGGGCCTCTGCCAGCCCTCCTGTCTTCGCTCATGTAGATAAGCACTTTTTCCTCCAGATGAAAGTATAGCAAAAAACTTCAATAATGAGAAGGagaatgatttatttaataatgaaaGGAAGTCCTATACACACTAAAATCCTTTATATGAGACACGTCCAGTGAAATAGTTTGGTGGTAGGTTTTGGACAAATAGGGATTTCAATCAAGAGAGGAATTTTGATGATCATGATGGTTTAGATTAAAATTTGGGTAGCATAAAACTTAAATGTCTAGCATTTCAGGGAAAGAATAatccaaaaacttattttaattgaGGAAAAAGGTGAAATTTGTATATGATTGCTATTGATAATTGAAGGAAACTAAGATAAAACTAGCTGTAGTTGAATTCACTGATTATGCTATTATTTGGTGGTATCATCAACTTGTTACAAGTAGGAGGTTTAATGGAGAAAGACCTTTTGAGACATGTAAAGAGATGAAAGAAATCATGAGAAATAGATTTGTCCCCAATCATTTCTATATGAAAGTATATAATAGATTGAAATCTTTATCTTAGAGTTTCAAAAGTTttgatcaatattttaaaaagatgtaaatAATTATGATTAGAGTTAATGATTTTGAAGATAGGGAAGTCACAATGACTGgttttttaaatggtttaaaTAAAGATATTGCTAATgtgtttgaattaatatttttcagtattttttaatgattttaataagttaatgtcaaaaaaaaaaaatatttttaaaatattttcgaacAAAAAGCTAATTAGAAAATCATCTTGGAAAAAAGAGAGccatttttactatattttatgtGGTTGAGTGATTCTCATCCCaagttcttgattgaacttgcAACCTCTTTGAAGGATTGATCGACTTCGttgtgattttatattattcattcatGTCTCATTATAGGCGCATGGTGGGGGTGATCATTGCGTATAGCATGTTCATGTTTGGTTAAGTTGCAAACCATTCAAATATGACCTTAGTGTATCTTGAGAGTTGGCCGCAATACCTCCCGACTTAACTCCTTATCTAGTCcaggtataaaattaaattatgcaaAAATTAGTTCAATATGATCTAGTTAATTTGATCTATTCAAAAGCATCCTAAAtaacagtttaaaaaaattaaggacaaaatttaaaaaagaagaaaatgaaattgaaatagaaaaataaaggaaatgaaaaaaaaaacaaaaaagaaataaaaaaggagggCACCTGCTTTACTGTTCATATAAACAGTATAGCGGGTGCGTTGCAGTCTTGGATATTTTAGAATGTTTAGGTAATTGATCAAAGGGGGAGTTGGTGCGACAAGTGAGAGAAGTAGAAGAGTTCATTTCCATCATGCTACCATTTAACCATAACTTCTataagtttattaaattataactatattttaaagtatttttagtgAAATTAACAACTAGTCTCTCTAATTTAAAACtctcagatttattttttagtttttaatattttatcttagCCTTTTCAGTGTTTGTTTAGTGCaaattttaactataaaaatgatatttgaactcaaaacctattaataaaaaaaagaaaggaaaaaggtgGCAATTAAGTTAAATGTTCATGAGCATGTATTTTTACTTGTACATGCTGAGGAACCACTCTAGGTATAAAACTATTAATTGAGAAAGTAACTACTAACTTATGAAATATGAAACGAAAAGGCAAATATGTTTGTGAAGTAAGTagtataataatgtttatttgaggtatttaaaagtgtaacaatggttgttttttatagtatttttttttaaaatatattaaaataatgtgttttttattttttaaaaattatttttgatattaatatatcaaaataatttaaaaatatataaaatttaattttaaataaaaataatttaatttttttaaaaaaacatcaaatcaaacatGGGTTAAAGTTTAATAGCTTGAATTCGTTACACTTGACTAAttgtcttgaaaataaaatcatatggTCCCCAGAATGCATGTGAACTTGTCGTCAAAAGGCAAGCAGACGTCGGTTTCTTCCAAAATTGCAGCATAAAATCTCTCATATTGTACAGCTCTACTTTCCCAAGCCTCAAAAGCTCCATTGCCGTACAGCTGGTGCACATATCCAGAGCCTCCTCCCATgccatgatttttatttttttgctaattcTAACTTATCACGACCATCTAGTAGCTCGGACTGCTACAAAATACCATAAAGTTTTAGCTTTTGAGACATTAATTAATGGAGCCGTACTGTTTGGACATGTGTCGACCTAATCTCCTTTATGCATGCTATCGTTTATCCCAAGTTAAGAAaactaattataaagaaaaaaaaggccaaTAAATCTCGTGATCATCAGAAAGAACGAACAATTTCGAAGGTTACTTAGCTTCCATCTACAGATTCTACACCTATTTTTCAGAGTATTTTAGACCTTGGTtgtcaaaatcatctaaaataaatttaatcttggatcaaataaatatatttaaaactgttttttctaatgaaaaaacaaaaaaactataatctcagagtaactattttttataattattatgaaaaaaatacattgactGTAATCCAATCCAAGTCCAAAACCTCTTGTACACCTACTCTCAtgtaccaaaataaaaaacctctCAATCATTATGCCTTAGTGATCCTAGATCAATACCAAAATAAAGAACCTCATACTATattaaagaaccatcttaatccaaaattttaagttattaggtgagatcccaagatataatttatattattctctaacacaccccctcaagtgaaagcctattgggcttgaaacttgcacaagtccacattaccttgtgcttaattttatcaaataaatgaggatggtgagattcgaactcgtgaccgcttggtcattaaggctctgataccatgtcaaagaaccatctcaacctaaaagcttaagctattaggtgaagtcccaagatatgatttatattattctctaacatactgtaacaacaaaaaaagtattttgCAAGCTAGCCAAACATGATGATCAAGTTTACTTACTCCTGCTCCTAGAATATGAGCCACAAACCCAACAAAAAGTGCTTATAGTTTTCATGTTCAAGGACATGGATATAAACTAAATATTTGATGTTGAATATCTCTAATACTTTACACTTCACTTCTAATTTGAATGCTAATTAAGACCAGTTGTTgattaaattcattattaaataaCATATTCATTACAAAGAACTGTATCATGTTTTCAATTAAGACTTTCCCACAATTAAATAGGAGAAGAATTGATCTTATGAAGTTCAAGAGAAATTCCCTATGAGGTACTTAACCTTGCAGCGATAATCACCTCTCCTCTTGAGAAATGGAACTTCTCAGATTTCTATGGCCTGAAAACGACCATGTCGGATAAATAATTAAGCTGAGCTTTTGCGTGATCAAACGAGTTTAACCGACACAAAGCACGCTATTTTCAAGAGGCAACCACAAGCTTAATTAGCACCAAGCTGGACGGCAAGCCCTAGGGCTCTAAAATTCAACCAGCACGCACTAATCTCATAGTTTATTATGTTCAAACACTGATGAAAGTTGATATGATTTAGCAAATCCAGGCAGCAATCACCTGTTCATGTTCCTTAAGCTCTTGATTTGATGCTAGCTCATGGCCCTTTGGGAACTATGCACATGCCTTGTCATTCACCACTATCTCTTCTTTCTCATATATAAAGGCCCTGGAGCAATAttctatatgaaaaaatattccaaCTTTATCACTTGGTAGAAGTTCTagcttctctttgttttttttttattgtttatatttgaGTTCTTATTTAACTTGCTTGcacgtaattaattaattatcatcacTAGGCCAACACCATCTAGTTAGGTAACCTAAAAGCAATATGGGAATGGGAACTTGAATGAGCATGCAGGCTTTCCAAGATCCATGTGCTTTGTGAAACTAGTCAAATCGTGCATTTCAATATTTCTAGTCAAAATAAGAGGAACCTCCGTAGGCTGTGCAGAGAGAAagtaattcataaaaaaaaaaaaaaatgaaatctccctttctatatatcaaaatgatctaaaaggACTTCCCTGTGATGATAGCATTCGTAGAGGAATTTTATTATGATGTTGTGTTTTTGTACATTATTGTGACATCAAAAGTAATAATCACAAGAattatattaatgaatattTGAAATTACGGAGTTTTCAATAATTGAATATTGAAgttttaattgttcttttatAACTAACTTATTTCCtataattacttaattatatctcacaattaaaattgatttcaacATGTAGTGttagagaattatataaattatatttaacgatttaagtttttgaattagataattttttaatataatattagagtaTTGTTTATCAATCAGTTATGTGTTTGAATCTCATCACgcttaatttatttgataaaaaaacttttgttttagaaaatatattcaaaaaattatataaattatatttttaaagctcCCTAGCATCTTagatttccaagaaagaaagaacattgCATTCCTAAGATCAGCCAAGCTATATATGTATGGTCAACACTATTAGCTGTCAAAGGAATAGCTAGGTTTCTAAATgtgtttaacatatatatatatatatatggtgatgCAGATTAAGTCTTACGAAGATGATGAATGATTTTTGTGGTCCTGCACAAAGTTTTTGACGACGTCCATGCACCAGTGCTGTGGGAAAACTCTAGGTAGTTCTCTAGCGAGCTTTGGTGTAAATCTTGGACTTTCTAACTAAAGTTACTGGTCCAGAAATATGCTTGATTATATTCAAATTCCTCGTCGCATGCATGACAGTAAATATATGGATATAAAACATCCATATTTCTGTCAGAATATCGTGGCATGCCTCGTGGCTAGCTTTGGTCCAATGCTCCAGTTCAACCCTGGAGACCACTTTCAAACTCTTGAAAGACATGGATATAGTTTCTTAATTGgtttttcactttcaataaCCTTATTGTGTttggttgttttattttaaattgtctttTGAGTTTCCCTAGTTCTGCATGTAGCCAGGGAgctgtaatatttttattcaggCAGTTAATGGAACCCTAGGTTTGACTTCGGTTTGAACTCTCTATATAACCAACATCATGCTTCCCAGGTCTCCTCTCTTTCTATTCTTGAAAAACAAGCATATACTCAAGAGAATAAGGAATCAAAAGATGGTGTACAAAAGGTTTTTAGGATTAGCACTTGGGCTGCTCTTTGTTATGAATGCTATATGGGGCTCTTGTGCCTATGATTATCATGGTACCTATATTTCTTGCCATTTATTAAGCTTTGATGGAAAGAAAACATTACTAGAATTcatttgatctttatttgattttgttttgtagatggggaaatgaagaaaaaggagattGTTGGGTTTGGAGAAAATACAGTGTCTGTTGATAAGGTAATTAAGCTTGTTGCCACCTATGTAATTTCTCTCTTATGATGGCCTATCGTTTCTTAACTCGAGCACTGTCACGCACAGGAACTTCTCAGTGGTTTCAGCACTGCTAGCACCAGGAAGATGGGCCTTGGAGGAAGGAAAATGGCAGTTCAGGAAGAGTCAAGGAGAGAAACTGAGAAAGAACAAGGACTTCATGGAAAAGCTTCAGAAGATAATTCAGGTGCAAACTACTCTAACGTCAAATGTGACTTTCAAGTAAAGGGATCGGATTTTAACGTAAGATGTAAAGATGGAGACAAAAAGAAATCTCCTAAAATGATCAAAGGGCCtggtttttttgcttttggtgaTGATTATAGAGGACCTAAGCAACACCCTCCCAAGCATAACTGACAGAAGCGCCGAAACCCTTTAGTTAATTAGATCCCTTTTTTCTGCAATATTCAGCTTGTAGGTATCCTAGCTAGGAGATATCATGTACAATTTTGATGCTTCAAGGAATACAATACAATCAATCCTTAATTAGGTTATGCTTGTCTTTAAGTTACAGTTTCACAGTGCATTAATTTCTTACTTGTAACCATgtgaaattacaaatatttgcTTAAAGCTTTGGTTCCAAGATTTTGGAAGCGGCCTGGGTTAGAACATGTTGAATATCTTGTTCATAGTTATCTCTGACTGCAGGGAAGAAGAATAATGCTTTAGACAAGTCTCGTATAGGATCACAAGATCAAATTAATAATCAGGTCTCCTTCTATCTCTCCTTCTCTTCGACACACATAAAATCTTGGTATATTTTAATGTAAGCTCtttcaactaattaattaacaataaccttttgtttttcccACAGCAGAAGGATATGAGCAATTTGGAGAGAGAGACGCTGTCTGCCAGATTGGGAACTCCAAGGACTGACCAGACAGTCCATCTCCCAAAGTCCAACTCCATGGATTCCAAAGCGTTGCCAACGAAAACCAGCTTGGAAAGTCCTTCAATGGCCGACATTGACCAGGAACCTCAAGGTAGTGCTACAGCTGATCCAAAAAGTGAAATGCAAAGGCTTCTTGATGCAACTAGAGAAATGGTCAACCTCATGAACAAAGATTACAGCACAAGACCTATCCGCAAGCCACCGATCAATAATAACGAGCCCATTCATTGAGCACAGGACAGGCTCACAATTTTGTCCCCATTAGGAAGTGAAGTCCTTTAACCAAATATAGCATCCAACctctttggttttgtttttaatgcatGGGTTATAAACGTACGTAGGGCACACTAGGAACATGGAAAtattgtttgtttaa contains:
- the LOC118055134 gene encoding uncharacterized protein gives rise to the protein MVYKRFLGLALGLLFVMNAIWGSCAYDYHDGEMKKKEIVGFGENTVSVDKELLSGFSTASTRKMGLGGRKMAVQEESRRETEKEQGLHGKASEDNSGKKNNALDKSRIGSQDQINNQQKDMSNLERETLSARLGTPRTDQTVHLPKSNSMDSKALPTKTSLESPSMADIDQEPQGSATADPKSEMQRLLDATREMVNLMNKDYSTRPIRKPPINNNEPIH